A genomic window from Nematostella vectensis chromosome 9, jaNemVect1.1, whole genome shotgun sequence includes:
- the LOC5509958 gene encoding AMP deaminase 2 isoform X2: MSRAQNSHVDGHLDDTMRRQRFLSQEYLSHQKQETKKKHDVFTTLQETLEVLRDDAETSRDQFKRDDMWCRPFEIPEHPIEQLELKKEEINLERQHSKIMRGNSVSGPQLAGERSPSSTESLLGYGGSLDSMPYFHRVSISGGNTSGVPVEELKQAAKLLVEALFIRFKYMSLSLQSICSATSTALSTVHDDYKLEKFYGDRGMHVPDEPENTHITDFSKESPFDCEVQGDCGYAVEMIDGVIQVISCRRDHKNRPSNCTVHPFPDLQEFFEDQNILLALSTHGPIKSFAYRRLKYLESRYSLHTLLNEMKELAAMKEVPHRDFYNVRKVDTHVHAASCMNQKHLLRFIKKKVKCEGDEPVIMHDGKEATLREVFAMLNLTPYDLSVDTLDVHADRNTFHRFDKFNSKYNPVGESRLREIFLKTDNYIDGRYFAQLMKEVMVDLEESKYQNAEPRISIYGRSINEWDALAKWAVNHDVFSENVRWVIQIPRLFDVYRAKGLVKNFQEMLENLFMPLFEATINPQSHPELHKFLTQVIGFDSVDDESKTEKSLFTETSPLPANWTSQDNPPYAYYLYYMYSNMVVLNHLRRERGFNTLRLRPHCGEAGPAHHLVTAFMLAENISHGLLLRKVPALQYLYYLAQIGIAMSPLSNNSLFLNYQRNPLPEFLARGLQVSLSTDDPLMFHFTKEPLMEEYSIAAQVWKLSPCDMAELARNSVLMSGFEEEVKRQWIGCDKLEGSNDITKTNVPNIRVCFRQETLLQELETICEGARDPINT, translated from the exons ATGAGTCGGGCACAAAACAGCCATGTGGACGGACATTTGGATG ATACAATGAGAAGGCAGAGATTCTTATCACAAGAATACTTAAGCCACCAGAAACAAGAGACCAAGAAAAAACACGATGTCTTTACCACGCTACAAGAAACGCTCGAGGTCCTTAGAGACGACGCAGAGACGTCAAGAGATCAATTCAAACGCGACGACATGTGGTGCAGACCTTTTGAAATCCCAGAGCATCCGATCGAGCAATTGGAACTCAAAAAGGAAGAAATCAATCTGGAAAGACAACATTCTAAAATAATGCGAGGGAATTCGGTGTCTGGACCCCAGCTAGCCGGCGAAAGAAGCCCGTCTTCCACGGAAAGCTTGTTGGGATATGGAGGAAGCTTGGACAGCATGCCCTACTTCCACAGGGTCTCTATCTCAGGTGGAAATACAAGTGGG GTTCCTGTAGAGGAATTAAAGCAAGCCGCCAAGCTCCTGGTAGAAGCACTCTTCATTCGCTTCAAATACATGTCACTCAGCCTTCAGAGCATCTGTAGTGCAACCTCAACAGCTCTCAGCACAGTCCATGATGATTACAAACTTGAGAAATTCTATGGCGATAGGGGAATGCATGTGCCAGATGAACCAGAAAACACAC ACATCACAGACTTTTCAAAAGAGTCTCCATTTGACTGTGAGGTTCAGGGAGATTGTGGCTATGCGGTGGAGATGATTGATGGTGTCATTCAAGTGATCTCATGCAGGCGAGATCACAAGAACCGACCTAGTAACTGCACTGTGCACCCTTTTCCTGATTTACAAGAGTTCTTTGAGGATCAGAATATTCTTCTAGCTTTGTCTACCCATGGGCCAAT CAAATCATTCGCCTACCGCAGATTGAAGTACTTGGAATCTCGCTACTCTCTTCACACTCTTTTGAATGAAATGAAGGAACTAGCGGCAATGAAAGAAGTGCCTCATAGAGATTTCTATAATGTTAGAAAG gttgACACTCACGTCCACGCAGCATCCTGCATGAACCAGAAACATCTCCTTCGTTTCATTAAGAAGAAAGTGAAGTGCGAAGGAGATGAACCGGTGATAATGCATGATGGAAAAGAAGCAACACTGCGTGAG GTGTTTGCCATGTTGAATCTCACTCCCTATGATCTTAGTGTTGACACCTTGGACGTACATGCC GATAGGAACACTTTTCACCGTTTTGACAAGTTCAATTCCAAGTACAACCCAGTTG GTGAAAGCAGGCTTCGAGAGATCTTCCTAAAGACAGACAACTACATAGATGGCAGATACTTTGCACAGCTAATGAAGGAAGTGATGGTGGACTTAGAGGAGAGCAAGTACCAGAATGCAGAGCCGCGCATCTCTATCTACGGCCGGTCCATAAATGAGTGGGACGCATTGGCTAAATGGGCAGTTAACCATGATGTTTTCTCCGAGAATGTACGCTGGGTCATCCAAATACCAAGGCTATT TGATGTGTACCGTGCAAAGGGGCTGGTAAAGAACTTCCAGGAGATGCTAGAGAATTTGTTCATGCCTCTTTTTGAAGCAACCATCAATCCACAGTCCCACCCCGAACTTCACAAGTTTCTCACACAG GTGATAGGCTTTGACAGTGTTGACGACGAGAGCAAGACTGAGAAATCCCTTTTCACTGAGACCAGCCCGCTCCCTGCCAACTGGACATCACAGGATAACCCCCCTTATGCATACTATCTATACTACATGTACTCCAACATGGTGGTgctcaaccacctcagaag GGAGCGTGGGTTCAACACCCTAAGGTTACGCCCCCATTGTGGGGAGGCTGGTCCAGCGCATCACCTGGTGACAGCTTTTATGCTTGCGGAGAACATCTCCCATGGTCTCCTGCTGAGAAAG GTCCCGGCTCTTCAGTACCTATACTACCTGGCACAAATAGGCATCGCCATGTCTCCTCTTAGCAACAACTCGCTCTTCCTCAACTACCAGCGCAATCCGCTGCCCGAGTTCTTGGCGCGTGGGCTTCAGGTGTCCTTATCCACGGATGATCCACTTATGTTCCACTTCACTAAG GAGCCGCTGATGGAGGAGTACAGTATCGCGGCGCAGGTGTGGAAACTGAGCCCATGTGATATGGCGGAATTGGCTCGCAACAGTGTGCTCATGAGCGGCTTTGAAGAGGAG GTGAAGCGCCAGTGGATAGGATGCGATAAGTTGGAAGGTAGCAATGACATCACTAAGACCAACGTACCCAACATCCGCGTTTGCTTCCGACAAGAGACCCTACTACAAGAGCTGGAGACCATTTGCGAGGGCGCACGTGATCCAATCAACACTTGA
- the LOC125572166 gene encoding uncharacterized protein LOC125572166: MTRVICHICSKIIRKNCRAVECDSCLQWCHFKCSKLLLKQFNHLSLTNDLWLCQPCYSEVFPFHNLNNNDLLDLVFNSNTLCHCSPFIDRVRLENLPHLDIVSSLNFPNLSDFDLDINIPSQINSKYYSPHEFHSSYELSNLSDKSLSLLHCNIRSISKNFDKLQDMLSTLNHPFKLIALSETWHSDCREHIANCSLPGFTYISKPTKFSVGGVGLFIADSFNFILREDLSISNDQQESLWVEIQNNKGSKNILCGVIYRHPNSSLDPFLEHSYKTMDKISKEGKLCLFSGDINLNLLNSDSHQQTGSFHTFKNCIF, encoded by the exons ATGACTAGAGTTATCTGTCACATTTGTtctaaaattataagaaagaaCTGTCGTGCTGTCGAATGCGATTCATGTTTACAGTGGTGTCACTTTAAATGCTCAAAATTGTTGCTTAAACAGTTTAATCATTTATCGCTCACCAACGATTTATGGCTCTGTCAGCCCTGCTATTCTGAAGTCTTTCCCTTTCACAATTTAAACAACAATGATCTATTGGATCTAGTCTTTAATTCCAATACATTGTGCCACTGCTCCCCATTCATTGATCGCGTTCGCCTTGAAAATCTTCCTCATCTAGACATAGTTTCTAGTTTGAATTTTCCGAATTTAAGTGACTTTGATTTAGATATTAATATTCCTAGTCAGATTAATTCAAAATACTACTCCCCCCATGAATTTCACTCGTCTTATGAGCTTTCAAATTTATCAGACAAATCGCTCTCACTTCTTCATTGTAATATAAGAAGTATTTCAAAAAACTTTGATAAATTACAAGATATGCTTTCTACTTTAAATCATCCTTTTAAGTTAATTGCTCTATCTGAAACCTGGCATTCTGACTGTAGAGAGCATATTGCTAATTGTTCTCTCCCAGGTTTTACTTATATATCGAAACCGACTAAATTTTCAGTTGGGGGAGTAGGTTTATTTATAGCTGAttcttttaatttcattttgaGGGAGGACTTATCCATTTCAAATGATCAACAAGAATCTTTATGGgttgaaatacaaaataataaggGTAGCAAAAACATATTATGTGGAGTTATTTACCGCCATCCAAATAGTTCTCTTGACCCCTTTTTAGAACATTCCTATAAAACCATGGACAAAATCAGTAAGGAGGGAAAGCTCTGCCTTTTTTCAGGTGacataaatttgaatttattaaATTCAGACTCCCACCAACAAACAG GCTCATTTCACACCTTCAAAAATTGTATCTTCTAA
- the LOC5509958 gene encoding AMP deaminase 2 isoform X1: MADDELRKSLPGNSDGGRPPYRRNKSWEPQPTLPDIFRFPPDTMRRQRFLSQEYLSHQKQETKKKHDVFTTLQETLEVLRDDAETSRDQFKRDDMWCRPFEIPEHPIEQLELKKEEINLERQHSKIMRGNSVSGPQLAGERSPSSTESLLGYGGSLDSMPYFHRVSISGGNTSGVPVEELKQAAKLLVEALFIRFKYMSLSLQSICSATSTALSTVHDDYKLEKFYGDRGMHVPDEPENTHITDFSKESPFDCEVQGDCGYAVEMIDGVIQVISCRRDHKNRPSNCTVHPFPDLQEFFEDQNILLALSTHGPIKSFAYRRLKYLESRYSLHTLLNEMKELAAMKEVPHRDFYNVRKVDTHVHAASCMNQKHLLRFIKKKVKCEGDEPVIMHDGKEATLREVFAMLNLTPYDLSVDTLDVHADRNTFHRFDKFNSKYNPVGESRLREIFLKTDNYIDGRYFAQLMKEVMVDLEESKYQNAEPRISIYGRSINEWDALAKWAVNHDVFSENVRWVIQIPRLFDVYRAKGLVKNFQEMLENLFMPLFEATINPQSHPELHKFLTQVIGFDSVDDESKTEKSLFTETSPLPANWTSQDNPPYAYYLYYMYSNMVVLNHLRRERGFNTLRLRPHCGEAGPAHHLVTAFMLAENISHGLLLRKVPALQYLYYLAQIGIAMSPLSNNSLFLNYQRNPLPEFLARGLQVSLSTDDPLMFHFTKEPLMEEYSIAAQVWKLSPCDMAELARNSVLMSGFEEEVKRQWIGCDKLEGSNDITKTNVPNIRVCFRQETLLQELETICEGARDPINT; the protein is encoded by the exons atggcggacgacGAGCTAAGGAAAAGTCTTCCCGGGAATTCCGATGGCGGTCGGCCGCCTTATCGGCGAAACAAAAGTTGGGAGCCCCAACCAACTTTACCTGATATTTTCCGTTTTCCACCAGATACAATGAGAAGGCAGAGATTCTTATCACAAGAATACTTAAGCCACCAGAAACAAGAGACCAAGAAAAAACACGATGTCTTTACCACGCTACAAGAAACGCTCGAGGTCCTTAGAGACGACGCAGAGACGTCAAGAGATCAATTCAAACGCGACGACATGTGGTGCAGACCTTTTGAAATCCCAGAGCATCCGATCGAGCAATTGGAACTCAAAAAGGAAGAAATCAATCTGGAAAGACAACATTCTAAAATAATGCGAGGGAATTCGGTGTCTGGACCCCAGCTAGCCGGCGAAAGAAGCCCGTCTTCCACGGAAAGCTTGTTGGGATATGGAGGAAGCTTGGACAGCATGCCCTACTTCCACAGGGTCTCTATCTCAGGTGGAAATACAAGTGGG GTTCCTGTAGAGGAATTAAAGCAAGCCGCCAAGCTCCTGGTAGAAGCACTCTTCATTCGCTTCAAATACATGTCACTCAGCCTTCAGAGCATCTGTAGTGCAACCTCAACAGCTCTCAGCACAGTCCATGATGATTACAAACTTGAGAAATTCTATGGCGATAGGGGAATGCATGTGCCAGATGAACCAGAAAACACAC ACATCACAGACTTTTCAAAAGAGTCTCCATTTGACTGTGAGGTTCAGGGAGATTGTGGCTATGCGGTGGAGATGATTGATGGTGTCATTCAAGTGATCTCATGCAGGCGAGATCACAAGAACCGACCTAGTAACTGCACTGTGCACCCTTTTCCTGATTTACAAGAGTTCTTTGAGGATCAGAATATTCTTCTAGCTTTGTCTACCCATGGGCCAAT CAAATCATTCGCCTACCGCAGATTGAAGTACTTGGAATCTCGCTACTCTCTTCACACTCTTTTGAATGAAATGAAGGAACTAGCGGCAATGAAAGAAGTGCCTCATAGAGATTTCTATAATGTTAGAAAG gttgACACTCACGTCCACGCAGCATCCTGCATGAACCAGAAACATCTCCTTCGTTTCATTAAGAAGAAAGTGAAGTGCGAAGGAGATGAACCGGTGATAATGCATGATGGAAAAGAAGCAACACTGCGTGAG GTGTTTGCCATGTTGAATCTCACTCCCTATGATCTTAGTGTTGACACCTTGGACGTACATGCC GATAGGAACACTTTTCACCGTTTTGACAAGTTCAATTCCAAGTACAACCCAGTTG GTGAAAGCAGGCTTCGAGAGATCTTCCTAAAGACAGACAACTACATAGATGGCAGATACTTTGCACAGCTAATGAAGGAAGTGATGGTGGACTTAGAGGAGAGCAAGTACCAGAATGCAGAGCCGCGCATCTCTATCTACGGCCGGTCCATAAATGAGTGGGACGCATTGGCTAAATGGGCAGTTAACCATGATGTTTTCTCCGAGAATGTACGCTGGGTCATCCAAATACCAAGGCTATT TGATGTGTACCGTGCAAAGGGGCTGGTAAAGAACTTCCAGGAGATGCTAGAGAATTTGTTCATGCCTCTTTTTGAAGCAACCATCAATCCACAGTCCCACCCCGAACTTCACAAGTTTCTCACACAG GTGATAGGCTTTGACAGTGTTGACGACGAGAGCAAGACTGAGAAATCCCTTTTCACTGAGACCAGCCCGCTCCCTGCCAACTGGACATCACAGGATAACCCCCCTTATGCATACTATCTATACTACATGTACTCCAACATGGTGGTgctcaaccacctcagaag GGAGCGTGGGTTCAACACCCTAAGGTTACGCCCCCATTGTGGGGAGGCTGGTCCAGCGCATCACCTGGTGACAGCTTTTATGCTTGCGGAGAACATCTCCCATGGTCTCCTGCTGAGAAAG GTCCCGGCTCTTCAGTACCTATACTACCTGGCACAAATAGGCATCGCCATGTCTCCTCTTAGCAACAACTCGCTCTTCCTCAACTACCAGCGCAATCCGCTGCCCGAGTTCTTGGCGCGTGGGCTTCAGGTGTCCTTATCCACGGATGATCCACTTATGTTCCACTTCACTAAG GAGCCGCTGATGGAGGAGTACAGTATCGCGGCGCAGGTGTGGAAACTGAGCCCATGTGATATGGCGGAATTGGCTCGCAACAGTGTGCTCATGAGCGGCTTTGAAGAGGAG GTGAAGCGCCAGTGGATAGGATGCGATAAGTTGGAAGGTAGCAATGACATCACTAAGACCAACGTACCCAACATCCGCGTTTGCTTCCGACAAGAGACCCTACTACAAGAGCTGGAGACCATTTGCGAGGGCGCACGTGATCCAATCAACACTTGA